The Vibrio astriarenae genome contains a region encoding:
- a CDS encoding acetamidase/formamidase family protein, with protein MIRKSIMALLVGSFSMGVMAAPAVMDGVEVLQPLFDEPTYIESGKYADSLYIPSTVDTILWGYLPNKLTPPVAAIESGDVVVFDTVSHEGILEDQGRNPLKYFGSHGYSKEFVLEDAVAITSSDLEHDFFKDGPHIVTGPVEIKGAKKGDVLKVDIVKLEPRVPYGVISNRHGKGALVGEYPRRKQQPNPSAEFPERFGNVSILSPIFKEGEKYFGKLPSGDKNIVFPLNPFMGIMGVAPDKEFPIHSVPPQYFGGNLDVKDLVEGTSAYYRVNVDGGMFFTGDSHFTQGDGEVALTALEASVRATFRLTVLKEGAEAIPGAFIDTPLGETAEFWIPVGLDEDLNIAMQNATRESIRFLVNQYGISEEIALAYLSANTDFAVSQVVDKTKGIHAKIRKSDFAEFEAE; from the coding sequence ATGATAAGAAAATCAATAATGGCGTTATTGGTAGGGTCTTTCTCTATGGGAGTAATGGCAGCGCCTGCAGTGATGGATGGTGTTGAAGTTTTGCAGCCGCTTTTTGATGAGCCAACTTATATCGAATCGGGTAAATATGCAGACAGTCTTTATATTCCTTCTACCGTAGATACCATTTTATGGGGTTATCTACCAAACAAGCTGACGCCACCGGTTGCAGCGATTGAATCGGGTGATGTTGTTGTATTTGATACAGTGTCGCATGAAGGCATTTTGGAGGATCAAGGACGAAACCCACTCAAGTACTTTGGCAGTCACGGTTACTCTAAAGAGTTTGTTCTAGAGGATGCCGTCGCGATTACTTCATCGGATTTAGAGCATGATTTCTTTAAAGATGGTCCACATATTGTTACTGGACCCGTTGAGATCAAAGGGGCGAAAAAAGGTGACGTTCTAAAAGTCGATATCGTTAAGCTTGAGCCGCGAGTCCCTTATGGCGTAATTTCAAACCGCCATGGCAAAGGTGCATTGGTGGGAGAGTACCCGCGAAGAAAGCAGCAGCCTAATCCGAGTGCGGAGTTTCCAGAGCGTTTTGGTAACGTGTCTATCTTGTCACCAATTTTCAAAGAGGGTGAGAAGTACTTCGGTAAGTTACCATCAGGTGATAAGAATATCGTGTTTCCCCTTAACCCGTTTATGGGAATCATGGGCGTTGCGCCAGATAAAGAGTTTCCTATTCACTCTGTACCGCCACAATATTTCGGAGGCAACTTGGATGTAAAGGACCTTGTTGAAGGTACCAGCGCCTACTATCGCGTCAATGTTGATGGCGGCATGTTTTTCACTGGAGATAGTCATTTTACACAGGGTGATGGCGAGGTCGCTTTGACTGCGCTTGAGGCATCTGTGAGAGCAACCTTTAGATTGACGGTGTTAAAGGAGGGGGCTGAAGCGATTCCCGGTGCTTTCATCGATACACCATTGGGTGAAACGGCGGAGTTTTGGATTCCTGTCGGTTTAGATGAAGACCTGAATATTGCGATGCAAAATGCGACTCGTGAATCAATTCGTTTCTTAGTGAACCAGTATGGGATCAGCGAAGAAATCGCGTTGGCGTACTTGAGCGCGAACACTGACTTTGCTGTTTCTCAAGTCGTGGATAAGACAAAAGGCATTCACGCCAAGATTCGTAAGTCAGATTTCGCTGAGTTTGAAGCGGAATAA
- a CDS encoding glycoside hydrolase family protein: MPSNIQKQFALSLNYCGRILEVEGKHVWGTSGFVDEQGRVHVYFSNWSMDDARASWVISCKVNYAIAESLDSEFVDQGTVLEGAGGDCWDAWSIHNPCVHKVGDKYVMLYMGSNGNSFELTKRDLNQMILVCENEGTFNPPNERTSNMSEDEKHRVELAWDSYTKVVESKRIGMAIADKPSGPFVRIGDTPLIDTGLPGEWDDLVTSNPAFCVAPNGQFYLYYKAWNKKSWQEKHGNRKYGVAVSDTLEGPYIKSDANPIVDFEPMGEHCQLEDATVFYLNDQFHMVARDMGLQDHVRGIIMSSIDGITFNDPELAFHGVSQYSDETIVELKDMARSGNYERPQIIKDLDGAPVALICASTGGKYGTSSPVLFKIDESKLK, encoded by the coding sequence ATGCCATCGAACATACAAAAGCAGTTCGCACTGTCACTTAACTACTGTGGTCGCATATTAGAAGTTGAAGGCAAGCATGTATGGGGGACAAGTGGTTTTGTCGATGAGCAAGGCCGTGTGCATGTCTACTTTAGTAATTGGTCAATGGATGATGCACGCGCCTCTTGGGTGATAAGTTGCAAGGTTAACTATGCCATTGCAGAGTCACTCGATTCGGAATTTGTCGACCAAGGCACCGTCCTCGAAGGGGCAGGGGGAGATTGTTGGGATGCCTGGAGCATCCATAATCCTTGTGTTCATAAAGTCGGCGACAAGTACGTCATGCTATACATGGGCAGCAATGGCAATAGTTTTGAGCTGACGAAACGAGACCTCAACCAGATGATATTGGTATGCGAAAACGAAGGTACATTTAACCCACCCAATGAACGCACATCTAACATGTCAGAGGATGAAAAGCACAGGGTAGAGTTAGCATGGGACAGCTATACGAAGGTCGTCGAAAGTAAACGTATCGGTATGGCAATTGCCGACAAACCATCAGGCCCATTTGTCCGAATTGGAGATACACCACTGATAGACACAGGCTTGCCGGGGGAGTGGGATGATCTTGTGACAAGTAACCCTGCTTTTTGCGTTGCCCCTAATGGCCAGTTTTATCTCTACTACAAAGCATGGAACAAAAAGAGCTGGCAAGAGAAACACGGAAATCGAAAGTATGGCGTTGCGGTCTCTGACACTCTAGAAGGCCCCTACATTAAATCGGATGCCAACCCCATCGTTGATTTCGAACCAATGGGAGAACACTGCCAACTTGAAGATGCAACCGTGTTCTATTTGAACGACCAATTCCACATGGTCGCCCGAGACATGGGCCTACAAGATCACGTCCGCGGCATCATCATGTCCTCAATTGATGGCATCACGTTCAACGATCCAGAGCTGGCCTTTCACGGAGTATCACAATACAGCGATGAAACGATAGTCGAACTTAAAGACATGGCAAGATCAGGCAATTACGAACGACCTCAGATCATTAAGGACCTAGATGGGGCGCCGGTTGCACTTATTTGTGCTTCAACAGGAGGGAAATATGGGACATCGTCACCGGTGCTTTTCAAGATAGATGAAAGTAAACTTAAATAG
- a CDS encoding aldo/keto reductase — MKVIKMQQHSQSKAHKIEVTPLILGSGSFLTESDRERAYRLLDAFVALGGNTIDTARHYGIAEHIIGDWLTLRENRDKIVLLTKGGHPTQENPTHHRLSATAISEDLNTSLSALRTERVEFYALHRDDPAVGVDEIMHQLHQFVQQGKVGAIGASNWKTDRLIAANQYAQENNLTPFTFNSPGFSLATCNRPRWPGCEIANAEMLEWHKDNNIPLVAWSPQGAGFFSGKYSPDNLDNREMVDVYYNDANWKKYDRAATLAPELDVSTSQIALAYVLNQPFSSLAVIGARNEEQLREAFKASQLSLTPEQVLWLNLQQ; from the coding sequence ATGAAAGTGATAAAAATGCAGCAGCACTCGCAAAGCAAAGCACACAAAATCGAAGTAACGCCTTTAATACTGGGTAGTGGAAGCTTCTTAACAGAAAGTGACCGAGAGCGAGCGTATCGACTCTTGGATGCCTTCGTTGCCCTGGGCGGCAACACAATCGACACTGCAAGACACTATGGGATAGCAGAGCACATCATTGGTGACTGGCTAACACTGCGAGAAAACCGTGATAAGATTGTATTGTTAACCAAAGGTGGTCACCCAACTCAAGAAAATCCAACCCATCATCGTTTATCAGCCACAGCGATTAGCGAAGACCTGAATACCAGTTTGTCTGCGCTTAGAACAGAGCGAGTCGAGTTTTACGCCTTACATCGTGATGACCCCGCGGTTGGCGTTGATGAGATCATGCATCAGCTGCATCAGTTCGTGCAGCAGGGTAAAGTAGGGGCAATTGGCGCGTCGAACTGGAAAACTGACCGTCTCATCGCTGCAAACCAATACGCACAAGAAAACAACCTAACGCCATTTACTTTCAATAGCCCGGGATTTAGCTTGGCAACGTGCAATCGGCCGCGCTGGCCAGGCTGTGAAATAGCCAATGCTGAGATGCTGGAGTGGCACAAGGACAACAATATTCCACTGGTGGCCTGGTCTCCCCAAGGTGCAGGTTTCTTCTCTGGGAAATACTCACCGGACAATCTCGACAACCGCGAAATGGTTGATGTTTACTACAATGACGCGAACTGGAAGAAGTATGACCGAGCCGCCACATTGGCACCAGAGCTCGACGTTTCAACATCGCAAATCGCATTGGCCTATGTATTAAATCAACCCTTCAGCAGCCTCGCTGTCATTGGTGCCCGAAATGAAGAACAGCTTCGAGAAGCTTTTAAAGCTAGCCAGTTATCGCTAACGCCAGAGCAAGTCTTATGGCTTAACTTACAACAATAA
- a CDS encoding phytoene desaturase family protein has translation MNTKESSTLEQEFDIHIIGSGIGAMTAAVLLAKIYKKRVCLLEQHWTAGGQTQTFKRKRKYEWDVGVHYIGNLQGKGLDAQISQYIFNDKLSWRPLAEHYDKIRFQDAKFDVHQQGNDFKQSLIKQFPYEKNAIERYFDDIAKTQQWYHRLFASQLVPSAIAPILKGINWFGNKRAQQTLANYLERKFTSPELKNIIAARWGDYGLAPQESNFAIHALVMGSYFQGAYYPEGGSKAVAEILLEELRAHGGDCLTNVKVKRIVTEKDKVTALEVIEHYHTPKAREMTLNVQQVLSSAGAYNTYRKLLDKPLFDALEQGGRSMGTLCLYLALDRDPSELGFSNSNYWLYPSKANGKLLNKNNTFYFLSFPSLKQGQQDAHLAEVTCTVSADKFEQWQGTTWKRRGKDYRALKQQLTDEVIEAVCQQYPQLRDAICYEELSTPLSMEFFTQHPGGSFYGVPFVPGREHLEYCQAKTPFSNLFLCGQDVVSLGFVGAMMGGAISAVVSQGNRTFPKFQAELTKRDKAKSTVEMTE, from the coding sequence ATGAATACAAAGGAAAGCAGTACGTTAGAGCAAGAGTTTGATATTCATATCATCGGCTCGGGCATCGGTGCGATGACGGCGGCTGTGTTGTTAGCGAAAATCTACAAAAAGCGAGTGTGTTTACTCGAGCAGCACTGGACAGCGGGCGGACAAACCCAAACCTTCAAGCGCAAGAGAAAATACGAGTGGGACGTGGGTGTTCACTATATCGGAAATCTCCAAGGTAAGGGGTTAGATGCGCAGATCAGCCAATACATCTTCAACGACAAACTCAGCTGGAGACCATTAGCGGAACACTACGATAAAATCCGTTTCCAAGATGCGAAATTTGATGTACACCAGCAGGGTAATGACTTCAAGCAGTCACTCATTAAGCAATTCCCCTATGAGAAAAATGCTATTGAGCGATATTTTGATGATATTGCGAAAACTCAGCAGTGGTATCACCGCTTATTTGCAAGCCAACTTGTGCCCTCAGCCATAGCGCCAATCCTCAAAGGGATAAATTGGTTTGGCAACAAACGTGCACAACAGACGCTGGCCAATTACCTCGAGCGTAAGTTTACCTCACCAGAGCTCAAGAACATCATTGCCGCCCGTTGGGGGGACTATGGGCTTGCACCACAAGAAAGTAATTTTGCAATACATGCCTTAGTGATGGGGAGCTATTTTCAAGGTGCGTATTACCCAGAAGGGGGGAGTAAGGCGGTCGCCGAAATATTACTCGAAGAGCTACGTGCTCACGGTGGCGATTGTCTTACCAACGTCAAAGTGAAACGCATCGTCACCGAGAAAGATAAAGTCACCGCATTAGAAGTGATAGAGCATTACCACACCCCTAAAGCGCGCGAAATGACGCTCAACGTACAGCAAGTGCTCTCAAGTGCAGGTGCCTATAATACCTATAGAAAACTGTTGGATAAGCCTCTGTTTGATGCCTTGGAGCAAGGGGGACGCTCTATGGGAACTTTGTGCCTATACTTGGCGCTCGACCGGGACCCGAGTGAGCTCGGCTTTTCCAACAGCAACTATTGGCTATACCCGAGCAAAGCGAATGGGAAACTACTCAATAAAAACAACACCTTCTATTTCTTGAGTTTCCCAAGCCTAAAGCAAGGCCAGCAAGACGCGCATCTCGCAGAGGTGACGTGCACAGTGTCCGCTGACAAATTTGAACAGTGGCAGGGGACAACATGGAAGCGAAGAGGCAAAGACTATCGAGCGTTAAAGCAGCAACTCACCGATGAAGTGATTGAAGCAGTGTGCCAGCAATATCCACAATTACGCGACGCCATCTGCTATGAAGAGTTATCGACTCCTTTGTCGATGGAGTTTTTCACCCAACATCCTGGCGGCAGCTTTTACGGAGTTCCGTTTGTTCCTGGACGAGAACATTTGGAATACTGCCAAGCCAAAACGCCATTTAGTAATCTTTTCTTGTGCGGTCAGGATGTCGTCAGCCTCGGCTTTGTCGGTGCCATGATGGGTGGTGCCATCAGCGCTGTTGTCTCTCAAGGTAATAGAACCTTCCCTAAATTCCAGGCTGAACTCACCAAAAGAGACAAAGCAAAGAGCACCGTTGAAATGACGGAATAA
- a CDS encoding TRAP transporter large permease, protein MDLSTGSQMIILFFALIIIGVPVAFCLALSSLYAMWQMEFGLDMVADLVIASGSKYTLLAIPFFILAGNIMGISGIAERMITFFRVLVEKLPGNMGLVGTVVCLFWGSVSGSGPASVAAIGPLIIKGMVEEGYSKPFAAGLVSTGAALSLIIPPSIGLVIYGVIAETSISDLFLATIVPGLMLGSLMILILPFSRFYSAEHDDGESISLQAQDKQQPYFSRLCHSFAHAFWGLFTPVLILGGIYGGIFTPTEAAIVASVYAIAVGSLIYRTINLTQLYTAFAHSACSSAVVMIVVAFAGLFGWVIEIDGLVVEYSEILITISEHPQIILFVILAILLVAGMFMDAITIMYITLPIFLPVVRELNIDLTWFGVLLMTALSIGLITPPVGINLFVAANITRCSLGSIAKGVMPFLLIAIFGLCLLVWFPQISLFLL, encoded by the coding sequence ATGGACCTATCCACGGGTAGCCAGATGATAATTCTGTTCTTTGCGCTCATCATCATTGGTGTTCCGGTTGCATTTTGTCTGGCGCTCTCATCACTGTATGCCATGTGGCAAATGGAATTTGGCCTGGATATGGTAGCAGATTTGGTGATCGCGAGCGGCTCCAAATACACCCTCTTAGCCATTCCTTTCTTCATTCTTGCCGGCAACATCATGGGAATAAGTGGGATCGCCGAACGGATGATCACATTCTTTCGGGTGCTTGTCGAAAAATTACCTGGAAACATGGGCCTAGTTGGAACCGTTGTGTGCCTTTTTTGGGGCTCGGTGAGTGGGTCTGGCCCAGCGTCGGTCGCGGCGATTGGACCCCTGATTATAAAAGGCATGGTAGAAGAGGGGTACAGCAAACCCTTTGCTGCAGGTTTAGTGTCAACCGGCGCAGCACTGTCACTGATCATACCGCCTTCAATCGGCTTAGTGATTTATGGCGTGATTGCTGAGACGTCCATCAGTGACCTGTTCTTAGCGACGATTGTTCCCGGGCTGATGCTGGGAAGTTTAATGATCCTAATCCTGCCTTTCTCACGATTTTACAGCGCAGAGCATGACGATGGAGAATCCATCTCTCTACAAGCCCAAGACAAACAGCAACCTTACTTTAGCCGGCTTTGCCACTCATTCGCCCACGCATTTTGGGGGCTGTTTACCCCAGTGCTTATTCTCGGTGGTATTTATGGGGGTATTTTTACCCCGACTGAAGCGGCAATCGTGGCTTCTGTTTATGCCATCGCAGTTGGTAGCTTAATCTATCGCACTATCAACCTAACACAGCTCTACACTGCGTTTGCTCATTCGGCATGCTCATCCGCCGTTGTGATGATTGTAGTGGCATTTGCTGGGCTATTTGGCTGGGTCATCGAGATTGATGGCTTGGTGGTAGAGTATTCAGAAATCTTAATCACCATCAGTGAACACCCGCAGATCATTTTGTTTGTGATCCTCGCTATCTTGCTCGTCGCGGGTATGTTCATGGATGCCATCACCATCATGTACATTACGCTACCCATCTTCTTGCCCGTGGTGCGTGAACTCAATATTGATTTAACCTGGTTTGGCGTACTGCTGATGACAGCGCTGTCGATAGGCTTAATCACACCACCGGTCGGGATTAACCTATTTGTTGCGGCCAATATTACACGCTGCTCGCTTGGCTCAATTGCAAAGGGCGTGATGCCATTCTTACTCATTGCAATATTTGGGCTGTGCCTACTGGTTTGGTTTCCACAAATCTCATTGTTCTTACTATAA
- a CDS encoding TRAP transporter small permease has product MKKAWQHLEEVICVVIFIVMLVLGFSNVVVRTMTNYSLASTQEIVINGMVALTLYGSAIAIKRGQLLAVGFLIDNVTVKVRRLLQVVISVAIISTLVVILYYMVDLLSNQYQLQIRTSALQTKAWYYTVILPPAFVLMIIRQLEWLSTQFKRPA; this is encoded by the coding sequence ATGAAAAAAGCATGGCAACATCTGGAAGAGGTCATTTGCGTAGTGATATTTATCGTTATGCTGGTGCTTGGTTTTTCAAATGTCGTGGTGCGCACCATGACAAACTACTCCTTGGCTTCAACCCAAGAGATCGTCATCAACGGGATGGTGGCACTCACGCTTTATGGCTCGGCAATCGCCATAAAGCGTGGCCAATTGCTCGCGGTCGGCTTTCTTATCGACAACGTCACAGTAAAAGTGCGTCGGCTTCTTCAAGTGGTGATTTCAGTGGCCATCATCTCGACACTGGTTGTGATCCTCTACTACATGGTGGATCTGCTATCAAACCAATATCAACTGCAGATTCGAACCAGTGCGTTGCAAACCAAGGCATGGTATTACACCGTAATACTACCGCCAGCGTTTGTACTCATGATTATTCGTCAGCTCGAATGGTTATCAACTCAATTTAAACGCCCTGCGTGA
- a CDS encoding DctP family TRAP transporter solute-binding subunit has product MRIRLAVKYLSIFLLSSAVGFAAHAKTYRLSHNVSNTTTWQQGAEKFNELLAEATDGDMKVRIFPNSVLTGGDQIKQAEMLGANKIDFVLTSAINVTPLIPEMAVFSLPYLFDGYQAVDDAIKGEGGKKIEQIALEKNIIILAWGENGFRELTNSVKSVSSPDDLKGMSVRVAGPMYIDVFTDLGANPQQIQWAETFPALQQGVVDGQENPVGAIIVPQRLFEIQSNITLWHYSYDPIFLAVSRKVWDSLDETTQDKVAKAAKEAMAYQVNISRQKTADGVQILRDNDMEVIELTPEQLDAFRKQTRPSYNKWKDRVGEDIVALFEG; this is encoded by the coding sequence ATGCGCATACGTCTTGCTGTTAAGTATCTCAGCATCTTTCTTTTATCATCGGCTGTAGGTTTCGCTGCTCATGCAAAAACCTATCGTTTATCGCACAACGTCTCAAACACCACAACTTGGCAACAGGGCGCAGAAAAGTTCAATGAACTGCTTGCAGAAGCGACAGATGGCGACATGAAAGTTCGTATCTTTCCAAACTCAGTGCTGACTGGTGGCGACCAGATAAAGCAGGCTGAAATGCTTGGGGCCAATAAGATCGACTTTGTTCTCACATCGGCTATCAACGTCACGCCTTTAATCCCCGAAATGGCGGTGTTTTCACTGCCTTACCTATTTGATGGCTACCAAGCAGTGGATGACGCCATTAAAGGCGAGGGTGGTAAGAAGATCGAACAGATTGCACTTGAAAAGAACATCATCATACTGGCGTGGGGAGAAAATGGTTTCCGCGAGCTAACCAATAGCGTGAAATCAGTGAGCTCTCCGGATGACTTAAAAGGCATGTCTGTGCGTGTCGCTGGGCCGATGTATATTGACGTGTTCACTGATCTAGGTGCAAACCCACAGCAAATACAGTGGGCAGAAACCTTCCCAGCGTTGCAGCAAGGGGTGGTCGATGGTCAGGAAAACCCAGTAGGGGCGATTATTGTTCCGCAAAGGCTATTTGAAATCCAAAGCAACATTACCCTGTGGCACTACTCTTATGACCCTATCTTCCTCGCAGTGAGCCGTAAAGTATGGGATAGCCTTGATGAAACGACGCAAGACAAAGTAGCGAAAGCGGCTAAAGAAGCGATGGCATATCAAGTGAATATCTCTCGCCAGAAAACGGCAGATGGCGTGCAAATACTGCGCGATAACGATATGGAAGTGATAGAGCTTACGCCTGAGCAATTAGATGCGTTTAGAAAACAGACTCGACCTTCTTACAACAAATGGAAAGACAGAGTTGGCGAAGACATCGTTGCGCTGTTTGAAGGCTAG
- a CDS encoding linear amide C-N hydrolase: MKLKTITLALLAASFTSGIAHACTSVSWNTELGTFTTRTMDWMESTKPVLGNINKGDIRSIQGNGLGDTYTVKYDMVAVFAYGELVGDGVNSEGMQVNTLFYPDMTMQDVTSDSDITQFTFAEYLLANYASVDEVVKALPDLKYGSIMMDGMPVEMKLHWSVTDKSGDRLVIEMDEDGLNTYRGDEAQVMTNDPSMKEQIETRNKVQPTWENSTRDTDYGSIGNGNSPSRFVHASYFASKLTEPSSVRNAMMKLSTVPFRVPADAPYKDFGNGQGVSTYATEWTLTQSLETGDSVFEYNFEDAWNTVQFNVYDMMGKEFRLPLTESYMVKF; this comes from the coding sequence ATGAAGCTAAAAACAATAACTCTTGCTCTACTTGCTGCGTCTTTCACAAGCGGAATTGCACATGCGTGCACATCTGTGTCTTGGAACACGGAGTTAGGTACCTTTACTACACGCACAATGGATTGGATGGAGTCGACCAAGCCTGTATTGGGTAATATCAACAAAGGCGATATTCGTTCTATTCAAGGCAATGGTCTAGGTGATACTTATACGGTGAAATATGACATGGTAGCGGTCTTTGCCTATGGCGAGCTCGTTGGCGATGGTGTTAACAGTGAAGGTATGCAGGTTAACACGCTCTTTTACCCTGACATGACGATGCAAGATGTGACCAGTGACAGTGATATTACTCAGTTCACATTCGCAGAATATTTGCTCGCTAACTACGCCTCCGTTGATGAAGTAGTTAAAGCCCTACCAGATCTGAAATATGGCTCAATCATGATGGATGGGATGCCAGTGGAAATGAAACTTCACTGGTCAGTGACGGACAAAAGTGGTGACCGCTTAGTTATCGAGATGGATGAAGATGGGTTGAACACCTATCGTGGTGACGAAGCTCAAGTGATGACCAACGACCCTTCAATGAAAGAGCAGATCGAAACGCGTAACAAGGTTCAACCAACATGGGAAAACTCGACTCGAGACACCGACTATGGCTCAATTGGTAATGGTAACTCGCCAAGTCGCTTTGTTCATGCGAGCTACTTCGCTAGCAAACTCACAGAGCCAAGCAGTGTACGCAACGCTATGATGAAGTTATCCACCGTACCATTCAGAGTGCCAGCCGACGCGCCTTATAAAGATTTCGGTAACGGCCAAGGCGTATCAACTTACGCGACCGAATGGACGTTAACTCAGAGCCTCGAAACGGGTGATAGTGTGTTTGAATACAACTTTGAAGATGCTTGGAACACCGTTCAGTTCAACGTGTATGACATGATGGGCAAAGAGTTCCGTCTACCACTAACAGAGTCTTACATGGTTAAGTTCTAA